A portion of the Perognathus longimembris pacificus isolate PPM17 chromosome 20, ASM2315922v1, whole genome shotgun sequence genome contains these proteins:
- the Ankrd27 gene encoding ankyrin repeat domain-containing protein 27 isoform X3, with protein MALYDEDILKNPFYVALQKARPDLCSRVAQIHGVVLVPCERSLSSNLPSTYQFESYLLIPEEGHFQTFDGKDVFIQGNRIKLGAGFTCLLSVPILFEETFYNEKEESFSILCIAHPLEKRRNPDEPSVAPDPFFLKTIEDVREFLGRHSERFDKNIASFHRTSRECDRKSLRHLIDSVNALYTKCLQQLLRDSHLKVLAKQEAQMNLMKQAVEMYVHHATYDHIFKFVGTMEASEDAAFNKITRSLQDLQQKDLGVKPEFSFNIPRAKRELAQLNKCTSPQQKLLCLRKVIQLITQSPSHRVNLETMCADDLLSVLLYLLVKTEIPNWMANLSYMKSFRFCSSAKDELGYCLTSIEAAIQYIRQGSLSAKPPESEGLGDRLFLKQRMNFLSQMASTPTDCLFEHIASGNQKEVEKLLSQQDCDRDIVQKMCHPLCFCDDCEKLMSGRMNDPSVVTPFSRDDRGYTPLHMAALCGQASLIDLLVSKGAVVNATDYHGATPLHLACQKGYQSVTLLLLHYKAGADIQDNNGHTPLHLACTYGHEDCVKALVYYDAQSCRLDISNEKGDTPLHIAARWGYQGIIETLLQNGAPTDVQNRMKETPLQCALNAKILSVMQAHQLPSERRSALGEAPAQSPQHSMDSISQASSTSSFSSALASSRQEEAKKDFREVEKLLRAVADGDLEMVRYLLEWTEEDLDEADDAVGVAGVEFCHPLCQCPKCAPAQKKLARLPASGLGVNVSDQDGTSPLHVAALHGRTDLVPLLLKHGASPRARDAAQATPLHLACRKGHFEVVKCLLASNVKPDKKDLSGNTPLICACAEGHHEVAALLLQHGASLNASNSKGNTALHEAVMGSHVFVVELLLLHGASVHVLNKRQRTAIDCADQKSKIMELLQVLPSCVASLDDVPESDAGEYVTVKIRKKWNSTLYGLPDEPFTRQFYCGPSIGGSEGKTSKEIMARGRSVPNFTERGKESLQSSSVPQSRPEVQPPTEEMRDLRRVLG; from the exons ATGGCTCTGTATGATGAAGACATCTTGAAGAATCCTTTCTATGTGGCTCTTCAGAAGGCGCGACCTGACTTGTGCAGTAGGGTGGCGCAGATCCATGGTGTG GTATTAGTGCCCTGCGAAAGGAGCCTGTCTAGCAACCTTCCGTCCACGTATCAGTTCGAGTCCTATCTTTTGATACCAGAGGAAGGACATTTTCAGACCTTCGATGGAAAG GATGTCTTTATACAGGGAAACAGGATTAAATTAGGAGCTGGGTTTACTTGTCTCCTCTCTGTGCCCATCCTCTTTGAAGAGACTTTCtacaatgaaaaagaagaaagtttcaGCATCCTGTGTATAGCCCATCcattggagaagaggaggaaccCAG aTGAGCCTTCAGTGGCCCCAGATCCGTTTTTCCTGAAAACCATTGAAGATGTGAGAGAATTTTTGGGAAGACATTCCGAGAGGTTTGACAAGAACATCGCTTCCTTCCACCGGACATCCCGGGAATGTGACAGGAAGAGCCTGCGTCACCTCATA gaCTCGGTGAATGCTCTCTACACCAAGTGCCTCCAGCAGCTTCTGAGAGATTCTCATTTG AAGGTTCTTGCAAAGCAGGAGGCTCAGATGAACCTGATGAAGCAGGCAGTGGAG ATGTACGTGCATCATGCTACCTATGACCACATCTTTAAATTCGTGGGGACCATGGAAGCAAGCGAG GACGCCGCCTTTAACAAAATCACAAGAAGCCTTCAAGATCTTCAGCAGAAAGATCTAGGTGTAAAACCTGAATTCAG CTTCAACATCCCTCGTGCCAAGAGAGAGCTGGCCCAGCTGAACAAATGCACCTCCCCGCAGCAGAAGCTGCTCTGCCTGAGGAAGGTGATACAGCTCATCACGCAGTCTCCCAGCCACAGAG TTAACTTGGAGACCATGTGTGCAGATGATCTTCTATCAGTCCTGTTGTATCTGCTTGTGAAAACAGAAATCCCTAACTG gatGGCAAATTTGAGTTATATGAAAAGCTTCCGATTCTGCAGCTCAGCGAAAGATGAATTGGGATACTGCCTGACCTCCATCGAGGCTGCGATCCAATACATCCGCCAAGGCAGTCTGTCTGCAAAGCCGCCT GAATCTGAAGGACTGGGGGACAGACTGTTCCTTAAGCAGAGAATGAACTTCCTGTCACAGATGGCTTCTACGCCTACTGACTGCCTGTTTGAG CACATCGCATCTGGGAACCAGAAGGAAGTGGAAAAGCTTCTGAGCCAACAGGACTGCGACAGGGACATCGTCCAGAAAATGTGCCACCCACTATGCTTCTGTGATGACTGTGAGAAACTCATGTCTGG CAGGATGAACGATCCCTCGGTTGTCACCCCGTTCTCCAGAGACGACAGAGGCTACACACCTCTCCACATGGCTGCTCTGTGTG GGCAGGCGTCGCTCATCGACCTGCTGGTGTCCAAGGGCGCGGTGGTGAACGCCACGGACTACCACGGCGCCACCCCGCTGCACCTGGCGTGTCAGAAGGGCTATCAGAGCGTGACG CTCCTGTTGCTTCACTACAAAGCCGGTGCCGACATCCAGGACAACAACGGCCACACGCCGCTCCACCTGGCCTGCACGTACGGCCATGAGGAT TGTGTGAAGGCGCTGGTGTACTACGACGCGCAGTCGTGCCGACTGGACATCAGCAATGAGAAGGGAGACACGCCTCTCCACATAGCCGCGCGCTGGGGTTACCAAGGTATCATCGAGACGCTCCTGCAGAATGGCGCGCCCACGGATGTCCAGAACAGAATGAAAGAAACACCACTGCAGTGTGCACTGAACGCAAAG ATTCTGTCTGTAATGCAAGCCCACCAGCTGCCCTCAGAGAGGAGGTCTGCGCTCGGTGAG GCTCCTGCCCAGTCCCCTCAGCACTCCATGGACTCCATCAGCCAGGCCTCGTCCACCTCCAGCTTCTCCTCAGCACTGGCGAGCTCTCGGCAAGAGGAGGCCAAGAAGGACTTCAGGGAG gTAGAAAAACTATTAAGAGCTGTTGCAGATGGAGATCTAGAAATG GTTCGCTACCTTTTGGAGTGGACAGAGGAGGACCTGGATGAAGCTGATGATGCTGTCGGTGTGGCAGGTGTGGAATTCTGCCACCCCTTGTGCCAGTGCCCCAAGTGTGCTCCAGCCCAGAAG AAGCTGGCCAGGCTTCCTGCCAGTGGGCTGGGGGTGAACGTGAGCGATCAGGATGGCACCTCCCCCCTGCATGTGGCCGCCCTTCATGGCCGCACCGACCTCGTCCCTCTGCTGCTGAAGCATGGTGCCAGCCCCAGAGCGCGGGACGCTGCGCAGGCCACGCCGCTCCACCTGGCCTGCCGGAAGGGCCACTTTGAG GTGGTGAAATGTCTGCTGGCCTCAAATGTGAAACCTGATAAAAAGGACCTGAGTGGGAACACGCCCCTGATTTGCGCCTGCGCGGAGGGCCACCATGAAGTCGCAGCACTACTGCTACAG CATGGGGCCTCCTTGAATGCTTCTAACAGCAAAGGCAACACAGCCCTGCACGAGGCCGTGATGGGGAGCCACGTGTTCGTGGTGGAGTTGCTTCTACTCCACGGAGCATCGGTTCATGTCTTGAACAAGAGGCAGCGCACGGCCATTGACTGCGCTGACCAG AAGTCAAAAATCATGGAGTTACTTCAAGTACTACCTAGCTGTGTGGCCTCCTTAGACGATGTTCCGGAATCAGACGCGGGCGAATATGTGACTGTGAAAATCCGGAAGAAGT
- the LOC125339034 gene encoding regulator of G-protein signaling 9-binding protein codes for MAREECKALLDALNKTTACYHHLVLTVGGSADSQNLREELQKTRQKARELAVATGARLTVVLRDRSLAAEERAEFERQWVAFSGCLDLLEADMQRALALGAAFPLHAPRRPLVRTGVAGGSSAVAARALSARSLRHEAEGDFDVVDLPQLEREILQVGEMINDMEMRVNVPRWTVQARQTAGAELLSSASAGASSAGGMSIEERSGPCDPNKALAATVFSAVLLVAVALALCVAKLS; via the coding sequence ATGGCCAGGGAAGAATGCAAGGCGCTCCTGGATGCGCTCAACAAAACCACCGCCTGTTACCACCACTTGGTGCTGACGGTGGGCGGTTCGGCAGATTCTCAGAACCTCCGGGAGGAGTTACAGAAGACGCGCCAAAAGGCCCGGGAACTGGCGGTGGCCACCGGAGCCCGACTGACGGTGGTTCTACGTGACCGGAGCCTGGCCGCCGAGGAACGTGCCGAGTTCGAACGACAGTGGGTAGCTTTTTCCGGCTGTTTGGATCTATTGGAAGCCGACATGCAACGCGCCCTGGCCCTGGGCGCCGCCTTCCCGCTGCACGCGCCCCGGCGGCCGCTGGTGCGCACCGGGGTGGCGGGCGGCTCCTCCGCGGTGGCCGCGCGCGCCCTGAGCGCACGCAGCCTGCGCCACGAGGCCGAGGGCGACTTCGACGTCGTGGACCTGCCCCAGTTGGAGCGAGAGATCCTACAAGTGGGCGAGATGATCAACGACATGGAAATGCGAGTCAACGTCCCCCGGTGGACTGTGCAAGCTCGCCAAACGGCAGGCGCCGAACTCCTCTCCAGTGCCAGCGCTGGCGCTTCCTCGGCCGGTGGCATGTCTATAGAAGAACGATCTGGACCGTGCGACCCCAACAAAGCCCTGGCTGCCACCGTCTTCAGCGCCGTCTTGCTGGTGGCTGTGGCCCTCGCCTTGTGTGTGGCAAAGTTGAGCTGA
- the Ankrd27 gene encoding ankyrin repeat domain-containing protein 27 isoform X4, with the protein MALYDEDILKNPFYVALQKARPDLCSRVAQIHGVVLVPCERSLSSNLPSTYQFESYLLIPEEGHFQTFDGKDVFIQGNRIKLGAGFTCLLSVPILFEETFYNEKEESFSILCIAHPLEKRRNPDEPSVAPDPFFLKTIEDVREFLGRHSERFDKNIASFHRTSRECDRKSLRHLIDSVNALYTKCLQQLLRDSHLKVLAKQEAQMNLMKQAVEMYVHHATYDHIFKFVGTMEASEDAAFNKITRSLQDLQQKDLGVKPEFSFNIPRAKRELAQLNKCTSPQQKLLCLRKVIQLITQSPSHRVNLETMCADDLLSVLLYLLVKTEIPNWMANLSYMKSFRFCSSAKDELGYCLTSIEAAIQYIRQGSLSAKPPESEGLGDRLFLKQRMNFLSQMASTPTDCLFEHIASGNQKEVEKLLSQQDCDRDIVQKMCHPLCFCDDCEKLMSGRMNDPSVVTPFSRDDRGYTPLHMAALCGQASLIDLLVSKGAVVNATDYHGATPLHLACQKGYQSVTLLLLHYKAGADIQDNNGHTPLHLACTYGHEDCVKALVYYDAQSCRLDISNEKGDTPLHIAARWGYQGIIETLLQNGAPTDVQNRMKETPLQCALNAKILSVMQAHQLPSERRSALGEAPAQSPQHSMDSISQASSTSSFSSALASSRQEEAKKDFREVEKLLRAVADGDLEMVRYLLEWTEEDLDEADDAVGVAGVEFCHPLCQCPKCAPAQKKLARLPASGLGVNVSDQDGTSPLHVAALHGRTDLVPLLLKHGASPRARDAAQATPLHLACRKGHFEVVKCLLASNVKPDKKDLSGNTPLICACAEGHHEVAALLLQHGASLNASNSKGNTALHEAVMGSHVFVVELLLLHGASVHVLNKRQRTAIDCADQKSKIMELLQVLPSCVASLDDVPESDAGEYVTVKIRKKCKCACFLESSTCLDWGTCGWPQGSKALQGKGLVILFVLLVLGIGLRA; encoded by the exons ATGGCTCTGTATGATGAAGACATCTTGAAGAATCCTTTCTATGTGGCTCTTCAGAAGGCGCGACCTGACTTGTGCAGTAGGGTGGCGCAGATCCATGGTGTG GTATTAGTGCCCTGCGAAAGGAGCCTGTCTAGCAACCTTCCGTCCACGTATCAGTTCGAGTCCTATCTTTTGATACCAGAGGAAGGACATTTTCAGACCTTCGATGGAAAG GATGTCTTTATACAGGGAAACAGGATTAAATTAGGAGCTGGGTTTACTTGTCTCCTCTCTGTGCCCATCCTCTTTGAAGAGACTTTCtacaatgaaaaagaagaaagtttcaGCATCCTGTGTATAGCCCATCcattggagaagaggaggaaccCAG aTGAGCCTTCAGTGGCCCCAGATCCGTTTTTCCTGAAAACCATTGAAGATGTGAGAGAATTTTTGGGAAGACATTCCGAGAGGTTTGACAAGAACATCGCTTCCTTCCACCGGACATCCCGGGAATGTGACAGGAAGAGCCTGCGTCACCTCATA gaCTCGGTGAATGCTCTCTACACCAAGTGCCTCCAGCAGCTTCTGAGAGATTCTCATTTG AAGGTTCTTGCAAAGCAGGAGGCTCAGATGAACCTGATGAAGCAGGCAGTGGAG ATGTACGTGCATCATGCTACCTATGACCACATCTTTAAATTCGTGGGGACCATGGAAGCAAGCGAG GACGCCGCCTTTAACAAAATCACAAGAAGCCTTCAAGATCTTCAGCAGAAAGATCTAGGTGTAAAACCTGAATTCAG CTTCAACATCCCTCGTGCCAAGAGAGAGCTGGCCCAGCTGAACAAATGCACCTCCCCGCAGCAGAAGCTGCTCTGCCTGAGGAAGGTGATACAGCTCATCACGCAGTCTCCCAGCCACAGAG TTAACTTGGAGACCATGTGTGCAGATGATCTTCTATCAGTCCTGTTGTATCTGCTTGTGAAAACAGAAATCCCTAACTG gatGGCAAATTTGAGTTATATGAAAAGCTTCCGATTCTGCAGCTCAGCGAAAGATGAATTGGGATACTGCCTGACCTCCATCGAGGCTGCGATCCAATACATCCGCCAAGGCAGTCTGTCTGCAAAGCCGCCT GAATCTGAAGGACTGGGGGACAGACTGTTCCTTAAGCAGAGAATGAACTTCCTGTCACAGATGGCTTCTACGCCTACTGACTGCCTGTTTGAG CACATCGCATCTGGGAACCAGAAGGAAGTGGAAAAGCTTCTGAGCCAACAGGACTGCGACAGGGACATCGTCCAGAAAATGTGCCACCCACTATGCTTCTGTGATGACTGTGAGAAACTCATGTCTGG CAGGATGAACGATCCCTCGGTTGTCACCCCGTTCTCCAGAGACGACAGAGGCTACACACCTCTCCACATGGCTGCTCTGTGTG GGCAGGCGTCGCTCATCGACCTGCTGGTGTCCAAGGGCGCGGTGGTGAACGCCACGGACTACCACGGCGCCACCCCGCTGCACCTGGCGTGTCAGAAGGGCTATCAGAGCGTGACG CTCCTGTTGCTTCACTACAAAGCCGGTGCCGACATCCAGGACAACAACGGCCACACGCCGCTCCACCTGGCCTGCACGTACGGCCATGAGGAT TGTGTGAAGGCGCTGGTGTACTACGACGCGCAGTCGTGCCGACTGGACATCAGCAATGAGAAGGGAGACACGCCTCTCCACATAGCCGCGCGCTGGGGTTACCAAGGTATCATCGAGACGCTCCTGCAGAATGGCGCGCCCACGGATGTCCAGAACAGAATGAAAGAAACACCACTGCAGTGTGCACTGAACGCAAAG ATTCTGTCTGTAATGCAAGCCCACCAGCTGCCCTCAGAGAGGAGGTCTGCGCTCGGTGAG GCTCCTGCCCAGTCCCCTCAGCACTCCATGGACTCCATCAGCCAGGCCTCGTCCACCTCCAGCTTCTCCTCAGCACTGGCGAGCTCTCGGCAAGAGGAGGCCAAGAAGGACTTCAGGGAG gTAGAAAAACTATTAAGAGCTGTTGCAGATGGAGATCTAGAAATG GTTCGCTACCTTTTGGAGTGGACAGAGGAGGACCTGGATGAAGCTGATGATGCTGTCGGTGTGGCAGGTGTGGAATTCTGCCACCCCTTGTGCCAGTGCCCCAAGTGTGCTCCAGCCCAGAAG AAGCTGGCCAGGCTTCCTGCCAGTGGGCTGGGGGTGAACGTGAGCGATCAGGATGGCACCTCCCCCCTGCATGTGGCCGCCCTTCATGGCCGCACCGACCTCGTCCCTCTGCTGCTGAAGCATGGTGCCAGCCCCAGAGCGCGGGACGCTGCGCAGGCCACGCCGCTCCACCTGGCCTGCCGGAAGGGCCACTTTGAG GTGGTGAAATGTCTGCTGGCCTCAAATGTGAAACCTGATAAAAAGGACCTGAGTGGGAACACGCCCCTGATTTGCGCCTGCGCGGAGGGCCACCATGAAGTCGCAGCACTACTGCTACAG CATGGGGCCTCCTTGAATGCTTCTAACAGCAAAGGCAACACAGCCCTGCACGAGGCCGTGATGGGGAGCCACGTGTTCGTGGTGGAGTTGCTTCTACTCCACGGAGCATCGGTTCATGTCTTGAACAAGAGGCAGCGCACGGCCATTGACTGCGCTGACCAG AAGTCAAAAATCATGGAGTTACTTCAAGTACTACCTAGCTGTGTGGCCTCCTTAGACGATGTTCCGGAATCAGACGCGGGCGAATATGTGACTGTGAAAATCCGGAAGAAGTGTAAGTGTGCCTGCTTTCTGGAAAGTTCCACTTGCCTCGACTGGGGCACTTGTGGGTGGCCCCAGGGTTCC AAGGCTCTTCAGGGGAAGGGGTTAGTAATACTGTTtgttctgctggtcctggggattggcCTCAGAGCCTAG
- the Ankrd27 gene encoding ankyrin repeat domain-containing protein 27 isoform X2, which translates to MALYDEDILKNPFYVALQKARPDLCSRVAQIHGVVLVPCERSLSSNLPSTYQFESYLLIPEEGHFQTFDGKDVFIQGNRIKLGAGFTCLLSVPILFEETFYNEKEESFSILCIAHPLEKRRNPDEPSVAPDPFFLKTIEDVREFLGRHSERFDKNIASFHRTSRECDRKSLRHLIDSVNALYTKCLQQLLRDSHLKVLAKQEAQMNLMKQAVEMYVHHATYDHIFKFVGTMEASEDAAFNKITRSLQDLQQKDLGVKPEFSFNIPRAKRELAQLNKCTSPQQKLLCLRKVIQLITQSPSHRVNLETMCADDLLSVLLYLLVKTEIPNWMANLSYMKSFRFCSSAKDELGYCLTSIEAAIQYIRQGSLSAKPPESEGLGDRLFLKQRMNFLSQMASTPTDCLFEHIASGNQKEVEKLLSQQDCDRDIVQKMCHPLCFCDDCEKLMSGRMNDPSVVTPFSRDDRGYTPLHMAALCGQASLIDLLVSKGAVVNATDYHGATPLHLACQKGYQSVTLLLLHYKAGADIQDNNGHTPLHLACTYGHEDCVKALVYYDAQSCRLDISNEKGDTPLHIAARWGYQGIIETLLQNGAPTDVQNRMKETPLQCALNAKILSVMQAHQLPSERRSALGEAPAQSPQHSMDSISQASSTSSFSSALASSRQEEAKKDFREVEKLLRAVADGDLEMVRYLLEWTEEDLDEADDAVGVAGVEFCHPLCQCPKCAPAQKKLARLPASGLGVNVSDQDGTSPLHVAALHGRTDLVPLLLKHGASPRARDAAQATPLHLACRKGHFEVVKCLLASNVKPDKKDLSGNTPLICACAEGHHEVAALLLQHGASLNASNSKGNTALHEAVMGSHVFVVELLLLHGASVHVLNKRQRTAIDCADQKSKIMELLQVLPSCVASLDDVPESDAGEYVTVKIRKKWNSTLYGLPDEPFTRQFYCGPSIGGSDSRGKTSKEIMARGRSVPNFTERGKESLQSSSVPQSRPEVQPPTEEMRDLRRVLG; encoded by the exons ATGGCTCTGTATGATGAAGACATCTTGAAGAATCCTTTCTATGTGGCTCTTCAGAAGGCGCGACCTGACTTGTGCAGTAGGGTGGCGCAGATCCATGGTGTG GTATTAGTGCCCTGCGAAAGGAGCCTGTCTAGCAACCTTCCGTCCACGTATCAGTTCGAGTCCTATCTTTTGATACCAGAGGAAGGACATTTTCAGACCTTCGATGGAAAG GATGTCTTTATACAGGGAAACAGGATTAAATTAGGAGCTGGGTTTACTTGTCTCCTCTCTGTGCCCATCCTCTTTGAAGAGACTTTCtacaatgaaaaagaagaaagtttcaGCATCCTGTGTATAGCCCATCcattggagaagaggaggaaccCAG aTGAGCCTTCAGTGGCCCCAGATCCGTTTTTCCTGAAAACCATTGAAGATGTGAGAGAATTTTTGGGAAGACATTCCGAGAGGTTTGACAAGAACATCGCTTCCTTCCACCGGACATCCCGGGAATGTGACAGGAAGAGCCTGCGTCACCTCATA gaCTCGGTGAATGCTCTCTACACCAAGTGCCTCCAGCAGCTTCTGAGAGATTCTCATTTG AAGGTTCTTGCAAAGCAGGAGGCTCAGATGAACCTGATGAAGCAGGCAGTGGAG ATGTACGTGCATCATGCTACCTATGACCACATCTTTAAATTCGTGGGGACCATGGAAGCAAGCGAG GACGCCGCCTTTAACAAAATCACAAGAAGCCTTCAAGATCTTCAGCAGAAAGATCTAGGTGTAAAACCTGAATTCAG CTTCAACATCCCTCGTGCCAAGAGAGAGCTGGCCCAGCTGAACAAATGCACCTCCCCGCAGCAGAAGCTGCTCTGCCTGAGGAAGGTGATACAGCTCATCACGCAGTCTCCCAGCCACAGAG TTAACTTGGAGACCATGTGTGCAGATGATCTTCTATCAGTCCTGTTGTATCTGCTTGTGAAAACAGAAATCCCTAACTG gatGGCAAATTTGAGTTATATGAAAAGCTTCCGATTCTGCAGCTCAGCGAAAGATGAATTGGGATACTGCCTGACCTCCATCGAGGCTGCGATCCAATACATCCGCCAAGGCAGTCTGTCTGCAAAGCCGCCT GAATCTGAAGGACTGGGGGACAGACTGTTCCTTAAGCAGAGAATGAACTTCCTGTCACAGATGGCTTCTACGCCTACTGACTGCCTGTTTGAG CACATCGCATCTGGGAACCAGAAGGAAGTGGAAAAGCTTCTGAGCCAACAGGACTGCGACAGGGACATCGTCCAGAAAATGTGCCACCCACTATGCTTCTGTGATGACTGTGAGAAACTCATGTCTGG CAGGATGAACGATCCCTCGGTTGTCACCCCGTTCTCCAGAGACGACAGAGGCTACACACCTCTCCACATGGCTGCTCTGTGTG GGCAGGCGTCGCTCATCGACCTGCTGGTGTCCAAGGGCGCGGTGGTGAACGCCACGGACTACCACGGCGCCACCCCGCTGCACCTGGCGTGTCAGAAGGGCTATCAGAGCGTGACG CTCCTGTTGCTTCACTACAAAGCCGGTGCCGACATCCAGGACAACAACGGCCACACGCCGCTCCACCTGGCCTGCACGTACGGCCATGAGGAT TGTGTGAAGGCGCTGGTGTACTACGACGCGCAGTCGTGCCGACTGGACATCAGCAATGAGAAGGGAGACACGCCTCTCCACATAGCCGCGCGCTGGGGTTACCAAGGTATCATCGAGACGCTCCTGCAGAATGGCGCGCCCACGGATGTCCAGAACAGAATGAAAGAAACACCACTGCAGTGTGCACTGAACGCAAAG ATTCTGTCTGTAATGCAAGCCCACCAGCTGCCCTCAGAGAGGAGGTCTGCGCTCGGTGAG GCTCCTGCCCAGTCCCCTCAGCACTCCATGGACTCCATCAGCCAGGCCTCGTCCACCTCCAGCTTCTCCTCAGCACTGGCGAGCTCTCGGCAAGAGGAGGCCAAGAAGGACTTCAGGGAG gTAGAAAAACTATTAAGAGCTGTTGCAGATGGAGATCTAGAAATG GTTCGCTACCTTTTGGAGTGGACAGAGGAGGACCTGGATGAAGCTGATGATGCTGTCGGTGTGGCAGGTGTGGAATTCTGCCACCCCTTGTGCCAGTGCCCCAAGTGTGCTCCAGCCCAGAAG AAGCTGGCCAGGCTTCCTGCCAGTGGGCTGGGGGTGAACGTGAGCGATCAGGATGGCACCTCCCCCCTGCATGTGGCCGCCCTTCATGGCCGCACCGACCTCGTCCCTCTGCTGCTGAAGCATGGTGCCAGCCCCAGAGCGCGGGACGCTGCGCAGGCCACGCCGCTCCACCTGGCCTGCCGGAAGGGCCACTTTGAG GTGGTGAAATGTCTGCTGGCCTCAAATGTGAAACCTGATAAAAAGGACCTGAGTGGGAACACGCCCCTGATTTGCGCCTGCGCGGAGGGCCACCATGAAGTCGCAGCACTACTGCTACAG CATGGGGCCTCCTTGAATGCTTCTAACAGCAAAGGCAACACAGCCCTGCACGAGGCCGTGATGGGGAGCCACGTGTTCGTGGTGGAGTTGCTTCTACTCCACGGAGCATCGGTTCATGTCTTGAACAAGAGGCAGCGCACGGCCATTGACTGCGCTGACCAG AAGTCAAAAATCATGGAGTTACTTCAAGTACTACCTAGCTGTGTGGCCTCCTTAGACGATGTTCCGGAATCAGACGCGGGCGAATATGTGACTGTGAAAATCCGGAAGAAGT